One segment of Streptomyces bathyalis DNA contains the following:
- a CDS encoding GlxA family transcriptional regulator produces MTRHSRRGGSDVLIVVFDGVQSLDVTGPFEVFAGACLSAGAPGAYRLRTASLDGGAVRTFSGLTLVPDLALADAPSPDTLLVPGGQGTRAPDPRLIDWLRAHGPSARRLVSVCTGAMLLAEAGLLRGRRATTHWAYSHTLARLHPDTEVDPGPIYIRDGNVSTSAGVTAGIDLALSLVEEDLGRDVALDVARHLVVFLHRPGNQAQFSTQLSAQTAQREPLRDVQQWISEHTDGDLSVASLAERARLSPRHFARAFLAETGVTPGRYVDRVRLEQARRLLEESNDSVAEIARACGYGTPEALRRAFVRVLGSAPAEYRRRFRTPSAGARREQLAQDEA; encoded by the coding sequence ATGACCAGGCACTCCCGAAGAGGCGGCAGTGACGTCCTGATCGTCGTCTTCGACGGCGTGCAGAGCCTCGATGTGACGGGCCCCTTCGAGGTCTTCGCCGGCGCCTGCCTGTCCGCCGGCGCCCCCGGCGCGTACCGCCTGCGCACCGCCTCCCTCGACGGCGGAGCTGTCCGCACCTTCAGCGGCCTCACCCTCGTCCCTGACCTCGCGCTCGCCGACGCGCCCTCACCGGACACGCTCCTGGTGCCGGGCGGTCAGGGCACCCGTGCCCCCGACCCCCGTCTGATCGACTGGCTGCGCGCACACGGGCCGTCCGCCCGGCGGCTCGTCTCCGTCTGCACCGGGGCGATGCTGCTCGCCGAAGCGGGGCTGCTGCGCGGTCGCCGGGCGACGACGCACTGGGCGTACAGCCACACGCTCGCCCGCCTCCACCCCGACACCGAGGTCGACCCCGGCCCCATCTACATCCGTGACGGCAATGTCTCGACCTCCGCCGGCGTGACGGCGGGCATCGACCTCGCGCTCTCCCTCGTCGAGGAGGACCTGGGCCGCGACGTCGCGCTCGATGTCGCGCGCCATCTGGTCGTCTTCCTCCACCGCCCGGGAAACCAGGCGCAGTTCAGCACCCAGCTCTCCGCACAGACCGCACAGCGTGAGCCGCTGCGCGACGTCCAGCAGTGGATCAGTGAGCACACGGACGGCGATCTCTCCGTCGCATCACTCGCCGAACGCGCCCGGCTCTCGCCGCGGCACTTCGCCCGGGCCTTCCTCGCCGAGACCGGCGTGACGCCCGGCCGCTACGTCGACCGCGTACGTCTGGAGCAGGCCCGCAGGCTGCTGGAGGAGAGCAACGACAGTGTCGCGGAGATAGCGCGCGCCTGCGGATACGGCACCCCGGAGGCGCTGCGCCGGGCCTTCGTCAGGGTGCTGGGGTCGGCGCCCGCCGAATACCGGCGCCGCTTCCGGACTCCGTCCGCCGGCGCACGCCGCGAGCAACTCGCCCAGGACGAAGCCTGA
- the ilvN gene encoding acetolactate synthase small subunit produces MSKHTLSVLVENTPGILARIASLFSRRGFNIDSLAVGVTEHPEISRITIVVNVEDLPLEQVTKQLNKLVNVLKIVELDPASAVQRELVLVKVRADNEARSQIIEIVSLFRAKTVDVSPEAVTIEATGSSDKLDAMLKMLEPYGIKELVQSGTIAVGRGARSITDRSLRALDRSA; encoded by the coding sequence ATGTCCAAGCACACGCTCTCCGTCCTGGTGGAGAACACCCCAGGCATCCTGGCCAGGATCGCCTCGCTGTTCTCCCGCCGCGGCTTCAACATCGACTCGCTCGCCGTCGGCGTGACCGAGCATCCGGAGATCTCCCGCATCACGATCGTCGTGAACGTGGAGGATCTTCCGCTGGAGCAGGTCACCAAGCAGCTCAACAAGCTCGTCAACGTTCTCAAGATCGTTGAGCTGGACCCGGCCTCGGCCGTCCAGCGTGAACTCGTTCTGGTGAAGGTCCGCGCAGACAACGAGGCCCGTTCCCAGATCATCGAGATCGTCTCGCTCTTCCGCGCCAAGACCGTGGATGTTTCGCCGGAGGCCGTCACCATCGAAGCCACCGGCAGCAGCGACAAGCTCGACGCCATGCTCAAGATGCTGGAGCCGTACGGCATCAAGGAGCTGGTGCAGTCAGGGACCATCGCCGTCGGGCGCGGCGCCCGCTCCATCACAGACCGGAGCCTGCGCGCGCTTGACCGGTCCGCGTAG
- a CDS encoding acetolactate synthase large subunit, with product MTEQSTAAPKPQPRARTVGQQKAAPAAMTGAQSLIRALEEVGADTVFGIPGGAILPAYDPMMDSARVRHVLVRHEQGAGHAATGYAQATGKVGVCMATSGPGATNLVTPLADAHMDSVPLVAITGQVASGAIGTDAFQEADICGISMPVTKHNFLVTDPDDIPRTIAEAFHIASTGRPGPVVVDIAKDALQGRTVFNWPPTCDLPGYRPVTKPHAKQIREAAKLIAEARRPVLYVGGGVIKSKATAELKVLAELTKAPVTTTLMALGSFPDSHPQHLGMPGMHGSVAAVTSLQKADLIVALGARFDDRVTGKLDSFAPLAKIVHADIDPAEIGKNRAADVPIVGDAREVIADLVVAVQAELGEAPAGSPAASGYADWWKQLDRWRETYPLGYDLPDDGSLSPQQVIERIGELAPDNTVYAAGVGQHQMWAAHYIGYERPATWLNSGGLGTMGYAVPAALGAKVGRPESTVWAIDGDGCFQMTNQELATAALNGVPIKVAIINNGALGMVRQWQTLFYNQRYSNTKLHTGSGDEDVQQPNKGTRCPDFVKLAEAMGCVGIRCEDPDELDSVIEKANAVNDRPVVVDFIVHEDAMVWPMVAAGTSNDEVMAARGVRPDFGDSEE from the coding sequence ATGACCGAGCAGTCAACCGCGGCCCCGAAACCCCAGCCGCGGGCCCGCACCGTCGGACAGCAGAAGGCCGCGCCGGCCGCGATGACGGGCGCCCAGTCCCTCATTCGTGCTCTCGAGGAGGTCGGCGCCGACACCGTATTCGGCATTCCGGGCGGGGCGATCCTTCCGGCGTACGACCCGATGATGGACTCCGCCCGCGTCCGCCACGTCCTGGTGCGGCACGAGCAGGGCGCGGGGCACGCGGCCACCGGCTACGCGCAGGCCACCGGCAAGGTCGGCGTCTGCATGGCCACCTCGGGTCCCGGTGCGACCAACCTGGTCACTCCCCTCGCGGACGCGCACATGGACTCGGTGCCGCTGGTCGCCATCACCGGTCAGGTCGCTTCGGGTGCGATCGGGACGGACGCCTTCCAGGAAGCGGACATCTGCGGCATTTCGATGCCCGTCACCAAGCACAACTTCCTGGTCACCGACCCTGACGACATCCCGCGCACCATCGCCGAGGCGTTCCACATCGCCTCGACCGGCCGCCCCGGCCCGGTCGTGGTCGACATCGCCAAGGACGCCCTTCAGGGCCGCACGGTCTTCAACTGGCCGCCCACCTGCGACCTGCCCGGCTACCGCCCGGTGACCAAGCCGCACGCGAAGCAGATCCGCGAGGCCGCGAAGCTGATCGCCGAGGCCCGCCGGCCCGTGCTGTACGTGGGCGGCGGTGTCATCAAGTCCAAGGCGACCGCGGAGCTGAAGGTCCTCGCGGAACTGACCAAGGCCCCCGTGACGACGACGCTGATGGCCCTCGGCTCCTTCCCCGACAGCCACCCGCAGCACCTGGGCATGCCCGGCATGCACGGCAGCGTGGCGGCCGTCACATCGCTGCAGAAGGCGGACCTGATCGTCGCGCTCGGCGCACGCTTCGACGACCGGGTCACCGGCAAGCTCGACTCCTTCGCGCCGCTGGCGAAGATCGTGCACGCCGACATCGACCCCGCCGAGATCGGCAAGAACCGCGCTGCCGACGTGCCGATCGTGGGCGACGCCCGGGAGGTCATCGCCGACCTGGTGGTGGCGGTGCAGGCCGAGCTGGGCGAGGCGCCCGCCGGCAGCCCCGCCGCGTCCGGATACGCGGACTGGTGGAAGCAGCTGGACCGCTGGAGGGAGACGTACCCGCTGGGGTACGACCTCCCCGACGACGGCAGCCTCTCCCCGCAGCAGGTCATCGAGCGCATCGGCGAACTGGCCCCCGACAACACCGTCTACGCGGCAGGCGTCGGCCAGCACCAGATGTGGGCGGCCCACTACATCGGCTACGAGCGGCCCGCGACCTGGCTCAACTCCGGCGGTCTGGGCACGATGGGCTACGCCGTGCCGGCAGCCCTGGGGGCGAAGGTCGGCAGGCCTGAGAGCACCGTGTGGGCGATCGACGGCGACGGCTGCTTCCAGATGACGAACCAGGAGCTGGCCACGGCCGCGCTGAACGGCGTGCCGATCAAGGTCGCGATCATCAACAACGGCGCGCTGGGCATGGTGCGCCAGTGGCAGACGCTCTTCTACAACCAGCGCTACTCGAACACGAAGCTGCACACCGGCTCCGGTGATGAGGACGTGCAGCAGCCCAACAAGGGCACGCGCTGCCCCGACTTCGTGAAGCTGGCCGAGGCCATGGGCTGCGTCGGCATCCGCTGCGAGGACCCGGACGAGCTGGACTCGGTGATCGAGAAGGCCAACGCGGTCAACGACCGTCCCGTCGTCGTCGACTTCATCGTCCACGAGGACGCGATGGTCTGGCCGATGGTGGCCGCGGGCACCTCGAACGACGAGGTCATGGCGGCGCGCGGCGTCCGCCCCGACTTCGGCGACAGCGAAGAGTGA
- a CDS encoding DJ-1/PfpI family protein codes for MQIAILLYDNCTVLDAVGPYQTLGPLPDADTVFVAEQAGPVLDDNRSLSLVAAKSLSEVTRPDIVIVPGGPEPDVGNEAVLGWLRAVDATSTWTVSVCTGSLLLAAAGLLNGRRATSHWTTLERLREFGAEPSRQRVVFDGKYVTAAGVSAGIDMGLTLAGKIAGDEHAQAVQLMIEYDPQPPYDAGSPDKAPAALVELISGAPAPGQ; via the coding sequence ATGCAGATCGCGATTCTCCTCTACGACAACTGCACCGTCCTCGACGCCGTGGGGCCCTATCAGACGCTCGGCCCACTGCCGGACGCCGACACCGTCTTCGTCGCCGAGCAGGCAGGCCCCGTACTGGACGACAACCGGAGCCTCTCGCTGGTGGCCGCGAAGTCCCTGTCCGAAGTCACCCGGCCGGACATCGTGATCGTCCCCGGCGGCCCCGAGCCGGACGTGGGCAACGAGGCGGTGCTCGGCTGGCTGCGCGCCGTCGACGCGACCTCCACGTGGACGGTCTCCGTATGCACCGGCTCGCTGCTGCTCGCGGCCGCGGGACTGCTGAACGGCCGGCGGGCCACGTCCCACTGGACGACCTTGGAGCGGCTGAGGGAATTCGGGGCCGAGCCGTCGCGCCAACGCGTGGTCTTCGACGGCAAGTACGTGACAGCCGCCGGAGTGTCCGCCGGCATCGACATGGGGCTCACGCTCGCGGGGAAGATCGCCGGCGACGAACACGCGCAGGCCGTGCAGCTGATGATCGAGTACGACCCGCAACCGCCGTACGACGCCGGCTCCCCGGACAAGGCACCCGCCGCGCTGGTGGAGCTCATCAGCGGGGCACCGGCCCCCGGGCAGTGA
- a CDS encoding histidine phosphatase family protein: MARSAVRHLYLVRHGEASQDERALTERGRRQAVLLGERLRRSPLAVIRHGPLARAAQTAGLIRDELDGVPMQLSEAAGDYVPYVPERDELPPESADFLLGRLEQIPVEECERGPERAGQALAEFAGPAEGDEPRHELVVTHTFLIGWLVRDALDAPKWRWMGLNHANAALTAIRYAPGRPASLLLFNDMSHLPPELRGTGRPGETDV; encoded by the coding sequence ATGGCCCGATCCGCTGTCCGGCACCTCTACCTGGTGCGTCATGGCGAGGCTTCGCAGGATGAGCGCGCGCTGACGGAAAGGGGGCGTCGTCAGGCCGTACTGCTCGGTGAGCGGCTCCGGCGAAGTCCGCTCGCCGTGATCCGTCATGGACCGCTCGCGCGAGCCGCGCAGACGGCGGGGCTGATCCGCGACGAGCTCGACGGCGTGCCCATGCAGTTGTCGGAGGCGGCCGGGGACTACGTCCCGTACGTGCCGGAGCGCGACGAACTCCCCCCGGAATCAGCCGACTTCCTGCTCGGACGGCTGGAGCAGATCCCGGTGGAGGAGTGCGAACGCGGCCCCGAGCGGGCAGGGCAGGCGCTCGCGGAATTCGCCGGCCCGGCCGAGGGCGACGAACCCCGCCACGAGCTGGTCGTCACCCACACCTTCCTCATCGGCTGGCTCGTTCGGGACGCTCTCGACGCACCGAAGTGGCGCTGGATGGGCCTCAACCACGCCAACGCGGCCCTGACCGCCATCCGGTACGCGCCCGGACGTCCCGCCTCGCTCCTGCTCTTCAACGACATGAGCCACCTTCCGCCGGAGCTCCGCGGCACGGGCCGGCCGGGGGAGACCGACGTCTGA
- the ilvC gene encoding ketol-acid reductoisomerase, translating into MAELFYDDDADLSIIQGRKVAVLGFGSQGHAHALSLRDSGVDVRVGLHEGSKSRAKAEEQGLKVTTPAEASAEADVIMILVPDPIQAKVYQESVAPNLKDGDAIFFGHGLNIRYDFIKPPSNIDVCMVAPKGPGHLVRRQFEEGRGVPCIVAVEQDATGRAFDLALSYSKGIGGTRAGVIKTTFTEETETDLFGEQAVLCGGTSALVKAGFETLVEAGYQPEIAYFECLHELKLIVDLMYEGGLEKMRWSVSETAEWGDYVSGPRIINDQVKAEMRKLLDDIQDGTFANKWMQEYNAGLPKYNEYKKAANDHLLESTGRKLRGLMSWVDEDA; encoded by the coding sequence GTGGCCGAGCTGTTCTACGACGACGACGCCGACCTGTCCATCATCCAGGGCCGCAAGGTGGCGGTTCTCGGCTTCGGCAGCCAGGGCCACGCCCACGCGCTGTCCCTGCGCGACTCCGGGGTCGACGTGCGGGTGGGCCTGCACGAGGGCTCCAAGTCCCGCGCGAAGGCGGAGGAGCAGGGCCTGAAGGTCACCACGCCCGCGGAGGCCTCCGCCGAGGCCGACGTGATCATGATCCTGGTCCCGGACCCGATCCAGGCCAAGGTCTACCAGGAGTCCGTCGCCCCGAACCTCAAGGACGGCGACGCCATCTTCTTCGGCCACGGACTCAACATCCGCTACGACTTCATCAAGCCCCCGTCCAACATCGACGTGTGCATGGTCGCGCCGAAGGGACCGGGCCACCTGGTACGCCGCCAGTTCGAGGAGGGCCGGGGCGTTCCGTGCATCGTCGCCGTCGAACAGGACGCGACGGGGCGGGCGTTCGACCTCGCGCTCTCCTACTCCAAGGGGATCGGCGGCACCCGCGCCGGCGTCATCAAGACGACCTTCACCGAGGAGACCGAGACGGACCTCTTCGGCGAGCAGGCCGTGCTGTGCGGCGGTACGTCGGCACTGGTCAAGGCGGGCTTCGAGACGCTCGTCGAGGCCGGTTACCAGCCGGAGATCGCCTACTTCGAGTGCCTCCACGAGCTGAAGCTGATCGTGGACCTCATGTACGAGGGCGGCCTGGAGAAGATGCGCTGGTCCGTCTCCGAGACCGCAGAGTGGGGCGACTACGTCAGCGGTCCGCGGATCATCAACGACCAGGTCAAGGCCGAGATGCGCAAGCTGCTCGACGACATCCAGGACGGCACCTTCGCCAACAAGTGGATGCAGGAGTACAACGCGGGCCTGCCGAAGTACAACGAGTACAAGAAGGCCGCCAACGACCACCTCCTGGAGAGCACGGGCCGCAAGCTGCGCGGCCTGATGAGCTGGGTCGACGAGGACGCGTAA
- a CDS encoding beta-glucosidase family protein, with the protein MASDIELPYARTSGTAWIAVRTAVPGEHAWGEAASAPSPGPWRVRGHPYDVLREKLMTVAGRPAPSWQPTDDRLDALVAGLSLEERVRVLTGETNWMLYPLRSAGLRALTVSDGPIGVRGRGLAPTTSAQMPAPSALAATWDESLAGELGALMAGEARAKSADVVLAPVVNLQRTPLAGRHFECFSEDPLLSGRMAVPYVAALQQEGVGACIKHFVANDSETQRTLYTSRLSARALREVYLAPFERVVKDAGVWMAMAAYNGLAWGSEEAPATEHRRLLRELLKEEWEFDGVVVSDWLATKSTVASARNGLDLVMPGPGGPWAGGLLDAVRAGEVPEEDIDDKVRRILRLAARVGALSDPSAADGQDPGGTGPAPQEEASGHQLATASLLRRTAARATVVLRNEGDLLPLPRDTSRIALIGANALEPFVQGGGSARVTPPYVSAPLDALRAAFPSAVVTAHRGGRTMRHAPLAGAAVLQGDGVELNVHDAEGRELSALTRPAPWDGALGGLPEGAVSVRAEARLRLDGPGEHLLEIAPVGAHRIEIDGELLSESNHRVAEEVLLDASAGHPEGRVRRVTVGDEALEVTVSATVQVVEVTGFGRFARLELRHLPPEPGTGEEIAEAVRAAREADAAVVVVGTNPESESEGWDRADLGLPGRQHELVRRVAEANPRTVVVVNAGAPVLLPWLDDVPAVLWWWLPGQEAGGSLADVLTGACEPSGRLPWTLPADAGDVPVPDGIPIDGLIDYTEDLDVGHRGWDRLGRRPARDFGYGLGYSDWSYGEPSAGHWREGQPVEVTVPVRNTGRRPSREVVQVYVEPPGGEGHPHRPLRWLAGFTVVAAAPGETVRATVAVEPRAFQVWDEDTHSWYTPAGEYRLLAAHSSRDVRGEAAVSAGTDGHAGQ; encoded by the coding sequence ATGGCATCTGACATCGAGCTGCCGTACGCGCGTACGAGCGGCACGGCGTGGATCGCGGTTCGGACGGCCGTGCCTGGGGAGCATGCCTGGGGTGAGGCGGCCTCGGCGCCTTCCCCTGGACCCTGGCGGGTCCGGGGACACCCCTACGACGTCCTCCGGGAGAAGCTCATGACCGTCGCTGGCCGGCCCGCTCCGTCCTGGCAGCCGACCGATGACCGGCTCGACGCGCTGGTTGCCGGGTTGAGCCTCGAAGAACGTGTGCGGGTGCTCACCGGCGAGACCAACTGGATGCTGTATCCGCTTCGTTCGGCCGGGCTGCGTGCCCTCACCGTCTCGGACGGGCCGATCGGCGTGCGCGGCAGAGGCCTCGCGCCCACGACGTCGGCGCAGATGCCCGCGCCCTCGGCTCTCGCCGCCACCTGGGACGAGTCGCTGGCAGGGGAGTTGGGCGCACTGATGGCTGGGGAGGCACGCGCGAAGAGCGCTGACGTGGTCCTCGCGCCGGTGGTCAACCTTCAGCGGACGCCGCTGGCGGGACGCCACTTCGAGTGCTTCTCGGAGGATCCGCTGCTCAGCGGACGCATGGCGGTGCCGTACGTCGCCGCACTCCAGCAGGAGGGCGTGGGCGCGTGCATCAAGCACTTCGTCGCCAACGACTCGGAGACCCAACGCACGCTCTACACCTCGCGGTTGAGCGCCCGCGCGCTGCGCGAGGTGTATCTCGCGCCGTTCGAGCGGGTCGTCAAGGACGCCGGGGTGTGGATGGCCATGGCCGCCTACAACGGGCTCGCATGGGGTTCCGAGGAGGCGCCGGCCACCGAGCACCGGAGGCTGCTGCGCGAACTGCTCAAGGAGGAATGGGAGTTCGACGGTGTCGTGGTCAGCGACTGGCTCGCGACGAAAAGCACCGTCGCCTCCGCCCGCAACGGGCTCGACCTCGTGATGCCCGGTCCCGGCGGCCCCTGGGCAGGCGGCCTGCTCGACGCCGTGCGCGCCGGTGAGGTGCCCGAGGAGGACATCGACGACAAGGTGCGCCGCATCCTCCGTCTCGCGGCCCGCGTGGGCGCCCTGTCGGATCCCTCGGCGGCGGACGGCCAGGACCCGGGCGGCACCGGCCCGGCCCCGCAGGAGGAGGCATCCGGGCACCAGCTCGCCACCGCCTCCTTGCTGCGGCGGACCGCGGCCCGCGCCACCGTCGTCCTGCGCAACGAGGGCGATCTGCTGCCGCTGCCGCGGGACACCTCCCGGATAGCGCTGATCGGGGCCAACGCCCTCGAACCGTTCGTCCAGGGCGGCGGCAGCGCACGCGTCACCCCGCCCTACGTGAGCGCCCCGCTGGACGCGCTGCGCGCGGCGTTCCCGTCAGCCGTCGTCACCGCACACCGCGGCGGCCGCACGATGCGCCACGCGCCGCTGGCCGGCGCGGCCGTCCTGCAGGGCGACGGCGTCGAGCTGAACGTGCACGACGCCGAGGGCCGGGAGCTGTCGGCCCTGACCCGTCCCGCGCCCTGGGACGGTGCGCTGGGCGGGCTGCCCGAGGGGGCGGTGTCCGTACGGGCCGAGGCGCGGCTGCGGCTCGACGGGCCCGGGGAGCACCTGCTGGAGATCGCCCCCGTCGGAGCGCACCGCATCGAGATCGACGGGGAGCTGCTCAGCGAGAGCAACCACAGGGTCGCCGAGGAGGTCCTGCTCGACGCCTCCGCCGGACACCCCGAGGGCCGCGTGCGCCGCGTCACCGTGGGAGACGAGGCCCTGGAGGTGACGGTCTCGGCGACCGTGCAGGTCGTCGAGGTCACCGGGTTCGGCCGCTTCGCGCGGCTGGAGCTGCGCCATCTGCCGCCGGAGCCCGGCACGGGCGAGGAGATCGCGGAGGCCGTACGGGCCGCCCGCGAGGCGGACGCGGCGGTCGTGGTCGTGGGCACCAACCCCGAGTCGGAGTCCGAGGGCTGGGACCGCGCCGATCTCGGACTCCCGGGCCGCCAGCACGAGTTGGTGCGCCGGGTCGCCGAGGCGAATCCCCGTACGGTCGTCGTCGTCAACGCGGGCGCGCCGGTGCTGCTGCCCTGGCTCGACGACGTCCCCGCGGTGCTGTGGTGGTGGCTGCCCGGACAGGAGGCGGGGGGATCCCTCGCCGACGTGCTGACCGGCGCGTGCGAACCGTCCGGGCGCCTGCCCTGGACGCTTCCCGCCGACGCGGGCGACGTGCCCGTTCCGGACGGCATCCCCATCGACGGCTTGATCGACTACACCGAGGACCTCGACGTGGGTCACCGTGGCTGGGACCGACTCGGGCGCCGGCCCGCGCGTGACTTCGGCTACGGCCTGGGCTACTCGGACTGGTCCTACGGCGAGCCGTCTGCCGGGCACTGGCGCGAGGGGCAGCCGGTGGAGGTGACGGTTCCCGTGCGCAACACCGGCCGGCGCCCCTCCCGCGAGGTCGTGCAGGTCTACGTGGAGCCCCCGGGCGGGGAGGGTCATCCGCACCGGCCGCTGCGCTGGCTCGCCGGTTTCACCGTCGTCGCGGCGGCGCCTGGTGAGACCGTACGGGCCACCGTCGCCGTCGAGCCGCGCGCCTTCCAGGTGTGGGACGAGGACACGCACTCCTGGTACACCCCGGCAGGGGAGTACCGCCTCCTCGCCGCGCACTCCAGCCGTGACGTGCGAGGCGAGGCCGCTGTGTCCGCAGGTACGGACGGCCACGCCGGGCAGTGA